The nucleotide sequence ATAAACAAAGGCTTTAGGTGAGATCACTAGGCCCATTTTCAGTGGTGACTTAGGAATTTTGGCATAGGGCAGTGCATTCCTAGTTGCCATTGCACAAGACATACCACTCTTGCTCAAAATATTTAATTTTCTTTACAGGGACAGAATCAGTGTCACACCTAATTCTAAAAGTGATTATTCTTGCTGTACCTTACAAGTCACAATATAGTGTAGCATATACTTGTGCCACAAATTTTATACCATTGCAAACCTGTACACCTTTAAGGGTTCACAATGCTCATTTATGTTTTTCCTGCTAGAAAAGAATATGACTACACTTCTGGAATTTGTATCTAATTCCACAATGTGTTTGGAGTGCTGTATTTCTTTCACTGCTTTGGATTTTGAAGTCACTTCCTTATGTTTGTCTTGGAGCACTAGTTTTGTTCCTGCCTCTTAAGATGGAATGGCAAAGAGATCCAAATGGAGGCACATGGTAAACAATCTGTGACAGGGTTTCTCTCCAGCAGTGATTCTGGTACACTCATCGTCACACAACTGGTTTATTTCTATGATATAAATGGATGCATTCTATTGAACATCATGCTAGTTGATTACACTGCAGGATTCATCTTGCTCTCATTTCTTTCTAGGTCTGTTTTCCTGGCATCCTTTCTTAATGTCTCTTGCGGTAAGCTTGCCAAAGGCATTTTTTGCCACCATCTTTCCAAATAACTAACTATAACCTTATCTTAtctgtatgggtgtgtgtgttcagTTTACTAAATATTCTGGCAAAAGGAGTACAGAGGGCTTTGTTACTGACTCACTGTGGAGTAAGGCAACAATTCTGCACTAAGGAATTGGGAAAGGAGGTGGTGATGCAGCTGCTCATGCCTATTGTGGGTTTTAAATCCAGAATTTGCTACTGGTAGCTGATTAAAATATGAGATAATTATTCCTACCTTCTGTGTAGCTCACAGAGCCTTATTTCCTACTATGCTGATGAGGCTCATTGTAAAAATTGTACTGCTTACTTTGGAGATCAGCCTCTGCATGATAGATCAATGTGAGTATCTGATAAGAGTtgccaagttatttatttatttattatatttatatacagccccatagccgaagctctctgagcgtacagcaattaaaaacaataaaaacaaatgtacaaattttaaaacacaaaaagacaatttaaaaacacagtttaaaaaaaattaaaaacaatttaaaatgcatgctAAATATCGGGggaaacttttttgtttttatagaggaacacttttgtgtgtgtggttaagCTGGGGATGAGAACAGTTTTTAGTGGCTAAACTTAACCTAGCAAACTCTGGTGATATCTTTTTCTGCCTCTCCCCAGTTTTCTTTTCTGATGACAGAAGCCCTGCTGGCTTTCTCTCCGGAGAGCTCCCTACTCCGCTCCTTCTCTCGTAAGGCCAGGGTCCGCTTCCACTGGGCTTTACAGCTGCTCTCACTCACCAGTGCAGTGTTGGGCTTGGCCATCATCAGCTATTACAAGTACCTCAAGGGAAAAGACCATTTTGTCACCTGGCATGGCCTGACCGGCTTGCTGACAGTGCTGTATGCTAGCATGCAGTGCATGGGTGGGCTTGCTCTGTTGTACCCCAAGCTGATGAAGAACTGGACATTGACTAAGCTGAAGCTTTACCATGCCACATCAGGGCTGATCGGTTACATTCTTGGCTGTGCCAGTTTAATGCTGGGTATGTGTTCCTTGTGGTTCACCGTATCTGTAACTGGAGTCTCCTGGTATCTGTTGATGCTGTGTCCTATCCTCACCAGCCTGGTAATCATGAACCAAGTGAGCAATGCCTACCTCTACCGCAAAAGAATACAGCCTTGAAAGCCATCCTGAATCAGACAACTTGTGGAATCTTTGAAGAATTCCTGTGTCATCAGTAAAGAGACGACAGCCTTATAAGGCACTGGGGCTGAAGAATCTTCTTTTTAACCTGCCTATAACTTCATGTGATATTTTTATGTAGATTTCTGACTTCCCCTGTTAAAATCCTGGAGATGCTTATACTGTTCAAACCAGCTTCCTTTTGGTGCCAGTGTCCATGTagcattttctctctctgtaaAAATACCTCTGAAAATACTGCCAGTAAGTAGCCCAGTTGCACTGTGCTAGTGCCTACCCATGAAAGTACAACACACATTGCTTAGATAGCTCTTGATTTAGGCAGCTTCTGAAATCCATCTTTCATGCAAATACATACCTCACTTGGTCTAGCTTTCTTCCCATTGGTAAAATGTTTGATGTGCAGAAGTGGTGCTGGTTTGGGTATCAGATGGAAACCCTTAACATTCCTTCTGAAGGGGGAAAGGTTGGCATCTCTAACACAGTAGTAAAGGCAACGGTTTCTCCCTTAAAACCTTCTAATATGTACAGTACCCTCAGCTGTATTAGAAGTAAGCAAGTAATATGTGCCAGTCAGGGCCTAAACATAttacacactttaaaaaacaaacaaagctgCTTTGTATAGAACTGGAGAATCTGCAAGAAAAAAGTGGCAGGGGAGGATAGTGACACTAACACTTCTCTCACCAATTTTCTGCTCAGGAATACCTGACCAACCCCTACCCAGCAGCTTTTCTTTCCTACAGGGTTTACAAATGCATGATAGCatgtaaggcagcctttcccaaccagtgtgcctccagatgttgttggaccacaactcccatcagcctcagccagcattgccaatggtcaggaaagatgggagttgtggtccaacaacatctggaggcacactggttgggaaaggctgatgtaaggTGTAAATGGTTATTATTCCTGTTGCTTTATCTATTCACAGCCTTATAGGTGGAGATCTCAAAGCTGTAGTAACGCAGGTAAAACCAAAATCCGATCAGCTATAAGTGGTAGTCTCTTGTTAGACTAACTAGTTAGTCACTTTAACAATGTTGCAGTGTGATGCCCCAAACAGCAGCGGAAGGATCAGAACCTTCTGACCTGGGCAAAAGGCATAAATACTAAACTTTTATTTGACCAAGTTTAAGagatttcactttccaaaacagactAGGATGGCAAGCAGTTAGGCACTGAAATTCCAGATTGCTATGTCCTAATGGCAGTAAAGGGATTACCAAATAAACCAGTGACAGTTTGATGTGAAGAGACGGTGATGGATGAAGAGGGCATATTGCACTGTTTCAGATCTAGACAGACGTTAGGAGATACTGGAAAGATAAAGGTTGCTATTTCTTCCTATTGTTGTAATATACTGAGGCTGCAAACCCTTCACCACCCACCTTTTTTCCTGCCtctctcagaaataagtcctgtcaTTCCGCATGTGGTCCTTTGAGTTCAGTGTGGCTTTAGTCCCATGTTACTTTGGACAGGATTACAGCCTTGTTCACCTAGGCTTGCATGAAAGTGGAAAGGAGAAGCTACCACAGTGTTGTCTTTCTTCTATCTTCAGTCTGGCCCTCATCAGTAGTTGTCCCCTTGTGTCAGCTGCTGTGGCAGCAGCCACCTTGAGAGCAACTGCTGCTCAGCAACCAAGAAGTGGCCATCACTGAGAaccaggagcagggaggggaaagagtGAGGGCTTCTCCTCTTCCTTTTACCTGTTGGGTAGAAAGTGAGGCAGCAAATGTTATGCTCCTCTGCACAGTTACATAGAGTAGGCTCAATGAGACAAGCTTTCAAGTAAACAAGCATTAGATTAGGGTAAAACCAAGTCTCTGTTGTTATCATCCCCACCTCTTGCCCTTTACACTGATAATCGCTGACTGGCTTTTTCCTTTCAGGTTGACACATGCACTGTCCGTGGCAAGGCTTCACTGACACAAATACAATTCTATGTAAGCTTAGGACTCTCTCTTTGAACTTCTTCCTTAGTGGCTTAGACCTTTGTAATCTTTCATCTTATAGCTGGCATAGTATACACCAAGACCACAATCCTGCCTGAAATAATTCCTGATGAAGGGAGCCTGGTAAACATATCCATGCCCTCTCAAGGTAGACAACAAGGGACTTGTTCAGCTCTTTCTGTTCTCTGCTTCCAGAGTAGTTGAATCCTGCCATTCTCCCTTATATTATGGTAGATGAATAGTAGCCTCATTTTACAGATAAGTAAACAAAAGGGAGATCTGATGTCCAAAGGTTGCCCAGTGTATCAAGCACAGAGGTTAGAATAGTGTGTTAATTTCTATCTTTTTGGCAGCTCTTAGACCAAAACTCCCCAGTATTTGGTCTCACGAGTAGCAGTACTTAACAGAGAAGATCCTGCAAACACAAACATGGAAGCATAGCACTGAAATACCAATGAGTACTCTTTTTTTCAGACTTGGGGCTGTTTTCAGATACATTTGTGTGGAACTTGTAATGTAATCAGAGCATGACAAGCACACATGCAGATAATATGCGCATGTGAGATCAGCACTTGTTGATCTACACACCATTCTGCATGGAAGTGCTTTCTTCACAGCAATGTTGAGGCCCTCAGAAAGCTTCTAGATGCTTTGGCTGAGTAAGTATCTAGTGGCTGGGAATCATTCAATGGGGTGGTATTTCTCCCTTGTTCTTCCAAGCCAAGGATCAAACCCAGTTGCTTTTTTATCGTTAGCTATCAGAAAAGCTAACAGCTTACTTCCTACTTTGTTTGCAGCATGTTAAATCCGCTTCAGTAGAAGTGCACATGGAAGGTTCCCACCAGCTGTGGCCTCTGGGAACTCTTAAAGGAAAGGTATCTTTGTTTTGCTCTCTGGGAAGGACAGGAGAATGACTGCCTTAGCAAGGAAGGAGAAAATGGGCAAAGCTGAGCTACTTGCTTAATGGGAGAGGAGGAAACACCATGGTTGCAAGGAGGAGATAAGAGATTGGCCCTGGTCCAGATAAAGTTAATCATGACTAAATCTCATTGAAATCTATGAAACACCTAATTTCAAAGCAACTCAATCACAACTAGTGTTAGTTGGATTGGGGCCTTTGACTGCAGCCCCTTGCCTCAAAATGAAACCCAGAAAAGAGTGATGTTTATGAAGCCTTACAGTATCATAGATTTCCTCCAGACAGAGGGTTTGAGAGATCtttttgctataatttaaatgttTGCAGCTTCTAGTGGTCCTGTACAACATCATTTTCTTCAGCATATAGTTTGCCATACAGTATTATGTAAAGATTCTACCTTTTTATGGACTAGGCGTACCTGGTTATTTTTTCTATGGGAAAATGGTCTCCCCACCTTTTTCTGTGTAAGACCAGTCCTCTCAATAACACCTGCAATGGGCATTGTGTCAATAGGAATCTTAATTACACATCTTTAATCTTACTTACACATATTAATTTGATTGAAATTTGTACTGTGGTTACTGAAACAACTAGCATTCTGCCAAATCTGAACCTGCCCTAGTAAAGATGATTGTTTGCACAGGACTGTGTGTGATGGGTGTCTCTGCAGGGCAGGGGTACCCATCACTGAGCCTGATCTAAGAAAAGTAATCTGTACTGAAGGGTGCTATATTAGATAAAGTTTTTGAACATGTGTAGTGGCTTTGGCAATTTCCATTTTATTCATTTTCGCTCCCTTCTGATCCACTAGCTCTGGGTATTTTTAAAACTACAAGATATCCCTAAACAGGGCTCATGAGATACCTGTATCTGCATATAATGTTGCTGTTTCTTGCAGATGTCATAGTTGTTGGTTCCACTTTATTCTGCACTACTCATACCTCATCTACTGTCTCCAGTTCTGAGTCTTGTACTTCAAAGAcatagacaaattggaacaggttcagaagaggacacTAAAGATGgaaaacaagtcttatgaggaaaggtttaaAGAACTGGTATGTCTAACCTAGAAAAGAGAAGATTGAGAAGGGACATAATAGCACTTTTCAAATACCTGATGGGCTCTTGCAAAGAAGAGGGCAAAGAATTATTCCTTGCAACCCCAGAGGACAGGACTAGATCTAATGAGAAAATCTGAAGAGGGTTGATCTCAGCTGAACATTATGAGCACTGTTTTAATGGTAAAGCAATTAAACAATGGAAACAATTGCCTAAAAcggtggtgggctctcccttACTGGAAATCTTCAAGTAGAGGCTGAACAATCATCCGAGGGGATGCTGTAGCTCTGGttttcctacactgagcagggatTGGACTAGATAGCCTACAAGGCTCCCTCTCTATGAATGTGTTCATTGAGTTGCCTATGATTGTCATGCCCTTCATTACTAATAGATGGAACTGCAACAGTGAGCGATAGTAGGATTAACAATTATGTGTACCCCTGGACAGCAAACAGCTGTGCTGGGAAGCCTCTGGTCCAGGAAAATTCTCCAATGCCTTCAAGCGTGCCACCAGACTGGTTCCTAAGTGTGATGTGACTGAAGGATGATAGTAAAATAAAAGGGAGAGACTAACTGCTATTTGAAATAGTCATTGAATCCAGAGGGATTCTGCAGCTTCTCTTTTAATGTCATGCTATTAGTAGTACTCCATATTCTCGAACTTCATAAAGGATGAGATGATACTGAGGTAAACTGCAAGGAGTCAATGGGCAGGTTGAATTGCCTAAAATACTAGTGGTATAAACTCTTTCACAGCAGCACAGGATTTAGTTATTAAAGTGACAAGGCTAACTGAACTTAGTAGTTTCTTTCTGTGGTTTTAACTAGAATATTttgactgttaaaaaaaaaaaaaaaggacattgAACAGAATAGTAGACACATAGAAGCCGATGCAGCACCTGCAGTTCAAAAGCCCTTCATAAAGAACTCTCTGTAGGACCAACTGTCAGCAATTGGTATAAAATTAAATTCCATCCACAAGGCAGAACTGTAAAACTGTAGAGATTTAAGGCTAGTCGTGTAAATTCTACTCTCCTGCTCTAACAGAAAAATTTGAGAAAAAACTTCAGATTATTACATACCTCTTCTGACAGTGAAAATTTATAGGGGATAGAAACAGGTAGACATTCTGCATCCAGAGTATTTCTTTTCAATGTAGAGTCAATTAGAACAGTTAGAAACAAGGATCTTACAGGAACTAGCTCCACATATGTGCAATTAACATGAATCATTTAGGCTTTCAATCACTGCTTTAGGACATATAATGACCCTATCCTGCTTGTAAgggcccagcaggctcttcagaaGATTAACTGATTTAACTCAACCAAGTTACCTAGGTAGCACTCATCTCCAAAGCATCCAGCCTGTCATATAAAGCTACATTCTTGGACCATCTATTGGCCCAGTATTGCTTACTTTTGACATGCAGTGGCTTTTTAGGATCTCTCAATCCTGCTATACTCCCATTTTCAAAGAAAAAGGAGATGCTTGTCACACCCTGAGTAATAAAATAAAGACCCAGCGTCTAAGAGCCACAGGTTATCTCCATAGGATTGCTTTCCGGAAATTCCAGTGCACAGAATGCTCTCCTCTATCTCCCACAAGCCCTAAAATGCTGCATTCTCCATGCGCTGCAGACCTAGAACCCCACCAGGTCAACTTGCTCACAAGACATCTCCTTAACAGGAACCCACCACAGGCTGTCAGAACTCTCCACCTACTGACTACAAGAGTATGAATTAAAGTAGGGATTACTTACAGACTTTGCTAGCAAGCTGTTGGGTATGCAGCACTATAAAACTGGTACAGAATacggcagctcgcctgattaaaggcagccgctggcaagatcacaacactccagtgctgaaggagttgcactggttaccggttgttttccgggcccaattcaaggtgttggttctgacctttaaaaccctatacggttttggcccagtctatctgaaggagcgcatccaacatcatcagggatgccgctcaacaagatcagcctcaaaaggccttctctctatcccaccagttaaaacagctagactggtgagaactagggagagggctttttcaattgtggcccccactttgtggaattccctcccaaatgatctctgccatgctccctctatgatgagcttccgccgggcctggaagacctggctcttcaggcaggcttttggggtgggttaggttttattattattattgagatttttaatgttttaatgtatttgtatgtttttattttgtacatcgcccagagtggctggacagctagccagatggacgactaataaatttaataaataaataaaagagcatCAAGGTAATAATGGCTTCTGTTACCAAAATCTGTTGGCATAGCTTCCTGGTATTGTTTCCTTGTTCTTGGCTTTCTTGCCTGGCCATTTACAGCTATTGCTATCTGACTAGGTTTACTTAGGTCATTGCCTGCTGAATTCTTAAGTCAGGTATAATCATTTTGCCCACCAGCTTCCCTGGACTTCCTTGTCTGCCAGGTTCCTTAGCTGGGCCTTGTCCAACCAGGGAGGAACCTGCGAATCTTGCCACCTGCATATTTGGGATTCACTGCCATAGCAAAGCCAGGATGGGACAGTTTGGGAATTATGAATTGTGTCTGCAAGACCAACATCTAGGGTCCAAGGGTTAAAGTTATAGCTCTGTCAACGTGGTGGTTTGAAACACCGAATAAATGCCTTAGagcgcaatccaactcacatttacgcCGGGCTGagtggagttggatgtggcagatctccacCTGAGCCAGGCTACACCAGCATTCCTCAGCCAGAGCTCAGCTGAGCCAGGACTCGGCCGAGACCAGCCCAAGTGGAGCCAGTGTAAGGCTGAAAAtggggcatgtcaggggaggggctgaggtgaggagacttaggccacatccaagtAATATTCAGAGTGCTCTTGCagatcccaatccaggcaaaagttacactgggaaaaaggtcagtctgagaaaataattgcaatagaagtcaatggagagggcttactccctggtaggggtatttgggagagcaggtttttactttctggtccctgtgcactgCTCCTAGCTGAGCCggcgttcagccaacccagaggctcctgaatggcagttGGATGCAGTGGAACTTTATGCCGacctctcttgctccagcacaacttatgctggcttcccctgagttggattgctgagATAGCTGACAAAAAAGACACATGCAAAACAACACTTTCTGAGATTTGCTACAGGCATCTTCCTTTGCAACAGAATCAAAACCCAGCCTAAACTTACCACAACACTGACTTTCTCTTGCTTTTGCGTACCAAAAAACCCTGCCACCCACAAAGAAATTGCAGCGGTTGGGAGCTCAAGATTGCTGcataagtattatttatttttagaagtGCCTACCCAAGGTGGTCAgttacaaactttaaaaaatgtataatgAACCCCCAGATAAGGCACCATCAAGCTTCTCGGCATTCACCACTTCTTAATGAGCATCATGTTTAGTATCAACAACTTCACACAAGATGAATTTCCTACATGGAACTCTTTCCATGTAGAACACCATATGCATTAAGTGAAAGAAGGGGTACAGAGAGAATTCAAAACatgtaacaataataaaaatatctttttGGCTTCTTTATTAGGCTACCAAAGCACTTTATGAACATCACATACAAGAAGTATACAACTGCCTTTCACAGTAACTTGCCAGTTGGGGTTTTCTGTTTCCTGAAATTCATATTGTGTGAAGTCGCTCTTAGCATAGGTGCTTATTATGTAGATTTAAGTTCCCATTTAAGATCAGATAAACTACTCATTGGGAGCCAGGGTGTTTTAGGTTGCAGTGCATAAAAGAGATCTTGCTTGAAATTCCAACTCCCTGGGGGGAACTTGGACCATTCATTacttctcagcctagcctaccttacagggttgctgtaGGGGTAAAGGGGATAAGAAAAAAACTCCTTAGACAaaaggacagaaatgtaataaataagattttgcagtgcagttaccTGAAAAAAGTTAAAGTTCAGCCTTCAGAAGTGAAGTGACAGTCCTCCAGTCTTCTATGCCAGGAAATCTAATCACTCCCCTAATTTTTTGAAATCCTTTTCAGCCTTGTGTCTCAGTTCTTCAGTAAGAAAGCTGGCTTGAGCAAGCCTACAAAAGCAGACAATACCTCAACATTCAGGAGCTTGGGACTCCAACTAGGAGCTTAAAGGATCAATAAAGGGAGGTTTACAAAGCCAATCAAGAGGCACTCTTCAAAAGAACTGTTTATTGATACTGAAATTTGTGTGTTCATTACCTGGTTGACAAAAGCTTCTCATGTGGTCCTTTAAAAAATTATCACAACATTGTCTCACACTCTCTTCCTGTTCTGCTAAGTGTCCCCTAACCCAGTCCTCCAGCTGGGAGAGGTGTACCCTTTGGGGTATTTGGGGCTGGTGTCAAGGCAAAACATCTTAGGCCTGCTGACCcaccaaaaagggggggagggggaagcatctCCGCGCAGAGGAGAGGAAGAGTCTAATAATGATCTCAccaaagagaaaaagcaggcattaGAAGAACTGTCATGAGTCTCACAAAAAAGCACcctgaaaaataaaacagaaccaGTGACATACATTCTACTGTAGCAAGGAGTTCATTCCAATAGCCTGTGAATGTACTGGCACCCCACCCAAGACAGAAGCTGCTTTACCATCTGAATCACTGCCAAGAGAAATGAAGAACAACCAAAGGCTaaagaacagaaataaaaataattcactCTAGGAATCCTATGGAAAATGCCAGATGATGTTTTCCACAAGGTAGTTCACATACTAGCAGCAAGCTGCTCTGTATTCCTAAAACTGTCACTGACAAAAATTCAAAAGATGAACCAAGTGGTTATGTTTTTATTAAAAAGGCTTTTAAATGCTGGTTCTGGGAATGTCTAATCCAGCAACTTGTTTTTGGCAGAGCTCACCAGGGCTACCAAATCTTGGGAGGAGGTTAATAGAGGAAATAGTTTTTAAGTGTTTGCTCATTTAATCAAGAACAAAGCAAATTCAAAGGAAAAAGGAAGCTGTGGAGTTATTTCTGACAACCGATGCCACTAAGGTAAAATAAAATCAAGAGGGAAAGTGCTGTATCActtgctgagcttgctctgtgatACCCTGGTGGGGCTTATATAGTGGTCTAGTATTTAGGGCTCAAACATAGGAGCCAATTCATCAGGCTGGGTAGTCCAGGCCTCCACAAAGACTGACCAGAACTGCCAACCAGAAGgagctaaacacacacacatgtgttgATAGTCACAATGGCCGCTACTGGTTGGGGCCAATTTCGCTGGTCGTTTTATTCAGATGAATGCTCCTTATTGAGTTGA is from Rhineura floridana isolate rRhiFlo1 chromosome 3, rRhiFlo1.hap2, whole genome shotgun sequence and encodes:
- the LOC133380499 gene encoding transmembrane reductase CYB561D2, translated to MALTIETESRIYRSLRAVFGAAAHLVSLGFTIFVAVHSRPGSSLFSWHPFLMSLAFSFLMTEALLAFSPESSLLRSFSRKARVRFHWALQLLSLTSAVLGLAIISYYKYLKGKDHFVTWHGLTGLLTVLYASMQCMGGLALLYPKLMKNWTLTKLKLYHATSGLIGYILGCASLMLGMCSLWFTVSVTGVSWYLLMLCPILTSLVIMNQVSNAYLYRKRIQP